The region AAATCGGTTCCTTATTTTCTTTATTTTTATTCAAAACTTACTAGTTCTTTTATTAATTCTTCTTTCCTCAAGAGTAAAAATTCCTTCCCTTTGGGAAGGTTAGGATGGGCTTATCTTATCTGACTGATAAACTCTTTACAAGCCTCTCCAGGATTATCTTCTTTCATAAAATTTTCTCCGATTAAAAAACCTTGAAAACCATATTCTTTTAAGCCAGTGATGATCCTTGGATCAGAAATTCCGCTTTCTGAAACTTTTAAAGAAGTATCTGGAATTTGATTTGCTAATTTGATAGAATGCTCCAAATCAACTTTAAAAGTTTTTAAATTTCTATTATTAATTCCAATTATTTTATGGTCCAAGTCATTTATCTTATCCAAATCTTCTTGCGTGTGCACTTCATATAAAACTTCCAAACCTAAATCGGTAGCTAATTGTCCGAAATTTTTAATTTCTTGGGATGTTAAGCACGAAGCGATTAACAAAATAACATCTGCCCCTATGGCTTTTGCTTCTACAATCTGAAACCCGTCAACAATAAAATCCTTTCTTAAAATTGGTTTTTGTTGATTGATGACTCTTGCCTCCATTAAATCTGCCATAGAACCTCCAAAAAAAGAAGTATCTGTTAAAATGGATTGTGCAGCGACATTGGCATCCAAATATCCGTTGGTAACATCCGCAATCGTTGCCGTGTCATTAATAATTCCTTTGGATGGCGATTGACGCTTAAATTCTGCAATAATTC is a window of Polaribacter litorisediminis DNA encoding:
- the trpC gene encoding indole-3-glycerol phosphate synthase TrpC; the encoded protein is MTILDKIIAFKKTEIAKIKAEVSVKKLVESPNFDRKVFSLKKSLLEVGSTGIIAEFKRQSPSKGIINDTATIADVTNGYLDANVAAQSILTDTSFFGGSMADLMEARVINQQKPILRKDFIVDGFQIVEAKAIGADVILLIASCLTSQEIKNFGQLATDLGLEVLYEVHTQEDLDKINDLDHKIIGINNRNLKTFKVDLEHSIKLANQIPDTSLKVSESGISDPRIITGLKEYGFQGFLIGENFMKEDNPGEACKEFISQIR